From Amphritea atlantica, a single genomic window includes:
- a CDS encoding efflux RND transporter permease subunit has protein sequence MPTNHGPLKNLITLFTQHRVAANLLMMLMILAGIWGLKKLNTQFFPTFELDIITIAVPWSGAAAEDVESSIILPIERELKSVNGIDALYSTATQGAASIRLELEEHSDVAYILDEVKQKVDGITNLPADAEKPIVQRVIRYDDIARILITSSSATAQELRILARQYERELLQRGIRKIDFIGLPEEEIAIQIPSSRLHELGLSLSDVAQIINQRSVDLPAGTAAQGDGSRQIRSLSQQRDVGGFSQLPLITTKDGRLLRLGDVATVDWRNQDNQTYLTYRGQPAIQLQLRRTEHEDTLKAARIMRDWLSERQTTLPPDIQLIAFDEGYEAIQDRINLLIKNGVGGLILVIATLFLFLNARVAFWVTVGIPVSFMATLAVLYGIGGSINMISLFGMIMALGIIVDDAIVVGEDTLTHLQMGEPGLEAAIGGAHRMLAPVMASSLTTIAAFLPLLLIGGIIGNILIDIPTVVICVIMASVVECFLILPGHLHHSLKNAADLHPSKTRIRLDNAFNNFKNGRFRSWVENAIRFRWVTVTTALAAFIIAIGLVGSGQIKFTFFPAVEMETLNANIQFTSGSSPDQVDNFLQHLDQTLRQTEQELGGNLIKMALQIHRKTNSSRTSGGSSQGDEFGALYVQLTSIDSRAITNGEIISKWRSKIILPAGIEKFTIDLNRSGPPGKSLEVKLVGSDVEQLKAASLAVQDALSQYNGVSNVDDDLPFGKSQLIYELTPAGKTAGLTLNSLGRQLRSSFDGQLVQIFNQGEDEVEVRVVLPDSERDRFSALENLPILLPNGDSAPLANVVQFTDKQGLDRLQRVDGQLAIKITTDLDESVANANEIIADLGAGKLQQITSEFGVQASFEGRNKNQRETLADMKMGLLIALLLIFIILSWVFSSYSWPLAVMLAIPLGLTGAIAGHLLTGQNLTILSLFGFFGLSGIVINDSIVLITFFQKLRKEGMSIHSAIVEAACQRLRAVLLTSLTTIAGLTPILFETSLQAQFLIPMATSLVFGLAFGTLLILLVVPALLVILENGKALFKSTLSRDKATLPL, from the coding sequence ATGCCGACGAACCATGGGCCGTTAAAAAACCTGATTACGCTGTTCACCCAACACCGTGTCGCCGCCAATCTGCTGATGATGCTGATGATTCTGGCCGGCATATGGGGGTTAAAAAAGCTCAACACCCAGTTTTTCCCGACCTTTGAGCTGGATATTATCACCATAGCGGTTCCCTGGAGTGGCGCTGCCGCAGAAGATGTCGAGAGCTCCATCATTCTCCCCATAGAACGGGAGCTGAAATCAGTTAACGGCATCGATGCCCTCTACTCAACGGCCACTCAGGGGGCCGCGTCTATCCGCCTGGAGCTGGAAGAGCACAGTGATGTAGCGTATATCCTCGACGAGGTGAAACAAAAGGTCGATGGCATCACTAATCTGCCGGCGGATGCGGAAAAACCGATCGTCCAGCGGGTGATCCGCTATGACGATATCGCCAGAATTCTTATTACCAGCAGTAGCGCAACAGCCCAGGAGCTGCGGATTCTGGCGCGTCAGTATGAACGTGAACTGCTGCAGCGGGGGATCCGGAAAATCGATTTTATCGGTTTGCCCGAAGAGGAGATCGCCATTCAGATCCCCTCCAGCCGTCTGCATGAGCTAGGACTGAGCCTCAGCGACGTCGCCCAGATTATCAACCAGCGCAGCGTAGACCTGCCGGCGGGTACCGCCGCACAGGGCGATGGTTCACGCCAGATACGCAGTCTGAGTCAGCAGCGTGATGTCGGGGGGTTCAGCCAGTTACCGCTGATTACGACCAAGGATGGCCGGTTGTTGCGTCTGGGAGATGTTGCCACCGTTGACTGGCGCAATCAGGATAACCAGACCTACCTCACCTACCGGGGCCAGCCCGCTATCCAGTTACAGTTACGCCGTACCGAACACGAAGACACGCTGAAAGCCGCCAGAATAATGCGCGACTGGCTCAGCGAACGGCAAACGACACTGCCGCCGGATATTCAGCTGATCGCCTTTGATGAGGGCTATGAGGCGATTCAGGATCGTATTAATTTGCTGATCAAGAACGGCGTGGGCGGACTGATTCTGGTGATCGCAACGCTGTTCCTGTTCCTCAATGCCCGGGTCGCCTTCTGGGTTACGGTCGGCATTCCGGTGTCATTTATGGCAACCCTGGCGGTGCTTTACGGTATCGGCGGCAGTATCAATATGATCAGTCTGTTCGGCATGATCATGGCACTGGGGATAATTGTTGATGATGCCATCGTGGTCGGTGAGGACACTCTTACCCACCTGCAGATGGGCGAGCCGGGGCTCGAAGCGGCTATCGGCGGAGCTCACCGGATGCTGGCACCGGTGATGGCATCCTCACTCACCACCATCGCAGCGTTCCTGCCGCTGCTGTTAATTGGCGGTATTATCGGCAATATTCTGATCGATATTCCCACCGTGGTGATCTGCGTCATCATGGCCTCTGTGGTGGAGTGTTTCCTGATTCTGCCCGGCCACCTGCATCACAGTCTGAAAAATGCAGCCGACCTGCACCCCTCTAAAACCCGCATCAGACTTGATAACGCATTCAATAACTTTAAGAACGGCCGGTTCCGCAGCTGGGTAGAAAACGCCATCAGGTTCCGCTGGGTAACCGTGACTACCGCCCTGGCTGCATTTATTATCGCCATCGGCCTGGTTGGCAGTGGCCAGATAAAGTTCACCTTTTTCCCGGCGGTTGAGATGGAGACCCTGAATGCCAACATTCAGTTCACCTCGGGTAGCAGTCCCGATCAGGTAGATAACTTCCTGCAACACCTGGATCAGACGCTGCGCCAGACGGAACAGGAGCTGGGCGGTAACCTGATTAAGATGGCGTTGCAGATTCATCGTAAAACCAATAGCAGCCGAACCAGTGGGGGTTCCAGTCAGGGCGATGAATTTGGCGCGTTATATGTGCAGCTCACTTCGATCGACAGTCGCGCAATAACCAATGGCGAAATCATTTCAAAGTGGCGTAGCAAGATCATCCTGCCCGCGGGAATTGAAAAGTTCACCATCGATCTGAACCGTTCCGGTCCCCCGGGCAAATCACTCGAGGTAAAACTGGTGGGCTCGGATGTCGAGCAGCTAAAGGCCGCGTCTCTGGCGGTTCAGGATGCCCTCAGCCAGTATAACGGTGTCAGCAACGTCGATGATGACCTGCCCTTTGGCAAGTCCCAGCTGATCTACGAACTGACCCCGGCAGGTAAAACCGCCGGTCTGACCCTCAACTCGCTTGGCCGCCAGCTCAGATCATCCTTTGATGGCCAACTGGTACAGATTTTTAACCAGGGCGAGGACGAGGTTGAGGTCCGGGTTGTCCTGCCGGATAGTGAACGGGATCGCTTCAGTGCGCTGGAAAACCTGCCGATACTGCTGCCTAATGGCGACAGCGCGCCATTGGCCAATGTGGTGCAGTTTACCGATAAACAAGGCCTCGACCGGTTACAGCGGGTCGATGGCCAGCTGGCGATCAAGATCACCACCGACCTGGATGAATCGGTCGCCAATGCCAATGAGATTATCGCTGACCTGGGTGCCGGTAAACTGCAACAGATCACCTCAGAGTTTGGCGTTCAGGCAAGCTTTGAGGGGCGTAACAAAAATCAGCGGGAAACCCTGGCCGATATGAAAATGGGCCTGTTGATCGCACTGCTGCTGATTTTTATTATCCTCAGTTGGGTGTTTTCATCCTACAGCTGGCCACTGGCGGTAATGCTGGCGATTCCACTGGGCCTGACCGGCGCCATTGCCGGACATCTGCTCACAGGGCAGAACCTGACCATACTGTCTCTGTTTGGTTTTTTTGGTCTCTCAGGCATCGTGATTAATGACTCCATCGTACTGATCACCTTTTTTCAGAAGCTGCGGAAAGAGGGGATGAGTATTCACAGCGCGATTGTAGAAGCCGCCTGCCAGCGTCTGAGGGCGGTTCTGCTCACCTCACTGACCACCATTGCCGGCCTGACCCCCATCCTGTTTGAGACCTCGCTGCAGGCCCAGTTCCTGATTCCGATGGCAACCTCACTGGTATTCGGGCTGGCGTTCGGCACCCTGTTGATTCTGCTGGTAGTACCGGCACTCCTGGTGATCCTGGAGAATGGTAAAGCACTGTTCAAGTCCACCCTCAGCCGCGATAAGGCCACGCTACCTTTATGA